One Peromyscus leucopus breed LL Stock chromosome 4, UCI_PerLeu_2.1, whole genome shotgun sequence genomic region harbors:
- the Ncoa6 gene encoding nuclear receptor coactivator 6 isoform X2, translating into MVLDDLPNFEDIYTSLCSSTMEDSEVDFDSGLEDDDTKSDSFLEDSTIFVAFKGNIDDKDFKWKLDAILKNVPNLLHMESSKLKVQKVEPWNSVRVTFNIPREAAERLRILAQSNNQQLRDLGILSVQIEGEGAINLALGQNRSQDVRMNGPMASGNSVRMEAGFPMASGPGLIRMTSPATVMMPQGGNMSSSMMAPGPNPELQPRTPRPASHSDAMDPLLSGLHIQQQSHPSGSLPPAHHPMQPVPVNRQMNPANFPQLQQQQQQQQQQQQQQQQQQQQQQQLQTRPPQQHQQQQPQGIRPQFTAPTQVPVPPGWNQLPSGALQPPPAQGSLGTMTANQGWKKAPLPSPMQQQLQARPSLATVQTPSHPPPPYPFGSQQASQAHTNFPQMSNPGQFTAPQMKSLQGGPSRVPTPLQQPHLTNKSPASSPSSFQQGSPASSPTVNQTQQQMGPRPPQNNPLPQGFQQPVSSPGRSPMVQQGNVPPNFMVMQHQPPNQGPQSLHPGLGGMPKRLPPGFSAGQANPNFMQGQVPSTTATTPGNSGALQLQANQNVQHAGGQGAGPPQNPMSHGPPNMMQPSLMGIHGNINNQQAGSSGVPQVTLGNMQGQPQQGPPSQLMGMHQQIVPSQGQMVQQQGTLNPQNSMILSRAQLMPQSQMMVNPQNQNLGPSPQRMTPPKQMLPQQGQQMMAPHNQMMGPQGQVLLQQNPMIEQIMTNQMQGNKQQFNTQNQSNVMPGPAQIMRGPTPNMQGNMVQFTGQMSGQMLPQQGPVNNSPSQVMGIQGQVLRPPGPSPHMAQQHGDPATTANSDVNLSQMMPDVSMQQANMVAPHVQTMQGNSASGNHFSGHAMSFNAPFSGTPNGNQMSCGQNPGFPVNKDVTLTSPLLVNLLQSDISAGHFGVNNKQNNTNANKPKKKKPPRKKKNCQQDLNTPDNRTAGLEEADQQSLPGEQGINLDNTGPKLPEFSNRPPGYPTQPVEQRPLQQMPPQLMQHVAPPPQPPQQQPQPQLPQQQQQPPPPSQPQSQQQQQQQQQQQQQMMMMLMMQQDPKSIRLPVSQNVHPPRGPLNPDSQRMPMQQSGNVPVMVSLQGPASVPPSPDKQRMPMSVNTPLGSNSRKMVYQENPQNSSSSPLGEMSSLPEASGSEVPSVSGGPNNIPSHLVVSQNQLMMTGPKSGPSPLSATQGATPQQPPVNSLPSSHGHHFPNVAAPTQTSRPKTPNRASPRPYYPQTPNNRPPSTEPSEISLSPERLNASIAGLFPPQINIPLPPRPNLNRGFDQQGLNPTTLKAIGQAPSNLTINNPPNFAAPQSHKVDSVAVNSGKQSNPGTTKRASPSNSRRSSPGSSRKTTPSPGRQNSKAPKLTLASQPSTTLLQNMELPRNVLVSPTPITTPPVSGSFPNSSGLNPQNPAVPAPAVGAVLEDNKESLNLPQDSDCQSSQGRKEQVNVELKVVPTQEAKMVVPEDQSKKDGQPLDPNKLPSVEENKTLMSPAMREAPTSLSQLLDNSGAPNVTIKPPGLTDLEVAPPVVSGEDLKKASVIPTLQDPSSKEPSNSLNLPHSNEPCSTLPHPELSEVSSSAAPSIPPVMSRPVSSSSISTPLPPNQITVFVTSNPITTSSNTSAALPTNLHSALMSTVVTMPNVGNKVMVSEGQSAAQSNARPQFITPVFINSSSIIQVMKGSQPSTIPATPLTTNSGLMPPSVAVVGPLHIPQNIKFSSAPVAPSVPSSSPASNIQTGRPLVLSSRATPVQLPSPPCTSSSVVAPNPIQQVKELNPDEASPQMNTSADQSTLLSSQSTTVVSPLLTNSPGSSANRRSPVSSSKGKGKVDKIGQILLTKACKKVTGSLEKGEEQYGADGESEGPGLETTTPGLMGTEQCSTELDSKTPTPSAPTLLKMTSSPMGPSSTSTGPILPGGALSTSVRSIVTTLVPSELISTAPTTKGNPGGVASEPLAGGLVEEKVGSHPELLPSIAPSQTLVPKEIAATALQGPVARPELEANAAIVSGQSEPKEIVEKSKTPSRRNSRTEEPTVASESVENGHRKRSSRPASASSSTKDITGAVQSKRRKSK; encoded by the exons ATGGTTTTGGATGACCTTCCAAACTTTGAAGACATCTATACTTCCCTGTGTTCATCAACAATGGAAGACTCAGAGGTGGACTTTGACTCTGGACTAGAAGATGATGACACAAAAAGTGATAGTTTTTTGGAGGATTCCACAATTTTTGTAGCCTTCAAAGGAAATATAGATGATAAAGACTTCAAATGGAAACTGGATGCAATATTAAAGAATGTGCCTAACTTGTTACACATGG AATCCAGCAAGCTAAAGGTGCAGAAAGTGGAGCCCTGGAACAGTGTGCGTGTCACATTCAACATCCCCCGGGAAGCAGCGGAGCGGTTACGGATCCTGGCTCAGAGCAACAACCAGCAGCTTCGGGATCTGGGGATTCTCTCCGTTCAGATTGAAG GGGAAGGTGCTATCAACCTGGCTTTGGGTCAGAACCGGAGCCAAGATGTGAGAATGAATGGACCCATGGCATCTGGAAATTCTGTTAGGATGGAGGCAGGATTTCCCATGGCAAGTGGTCCAG gatTAATAAGGATGACGAGCCCTGCCACAGTTATGATGCCCCAGGGTGGGAACATGTCATCTTCCATGATGGCACCAGGCCCCAATCCAGAACTGCAGCCCAGGACTCCTCGCCCTGCTTCTCATTCAG ATGCAATGGATCCACTTCTCTCTGGACTCCATATACAGCAACAGAGTCATCCCTCAGGATCTTTACCTCCAGCCCatcacccaatgcagcctgttCCTGTGAATAGGCAAATGAATCCAGCTAATTTTCCCCAgctgcagcaacagcagcagcaacagcagcagcagcagcaacaacaacaacaacagcagcagcagcagcagcagttgcAGACAAGACCTCCACAGCAACATCAGCAGCAACAGCCACAGGGGATTCGTCCACAGTTTACTGCTCCAACTCAGGTGCCTGTTCCTCCAGGCTGGAACCAGTTGCCTTCTGGAGCCCTACAGCCTCCGCCAGCCCAGGGCTCTTTGGGCACAATGACTGCAAATCAAGGGTGGAAGAAGGCTCCCTTGCCTAGCCCAATGCAACAACAACTTCAGGCAAGACCTTCCTTAGCCACGGTACAGACACCTTCTCACCCTCCCCCTCCTTATCCCtttggcagccagcaagcctcacAAGCCCATACAAACTTTCCTCAAATGAGCAACCCAGGCCAGTTCACAGCTCCTCAGATGAAGAGTTTGCAGGGAGGGCCCTCCAGGGTCCCAACCCCCCTGCAACAACCCCACCTCACCAACAAGTCTCctgcctcctcaccctcctccttccAGCAGGGATCCCCTGCATCCTCCCCAACGGTTAACCAAACTCAACAGCAAATGGGACCAAGGCCACCTCAAAATAACCCACTTCCCCAGGGATTTCAGCAGCCTGTCAGCTCTCCAGGTCGGAGTCCCATGGTTCAACAGGGAAATGTGCCACCTAACTTCATGGTGATGCAGCATCAGCCACCAAACCAGGGGCCACAGAGTTTACACCCAGGCCTAGGAG GAATGCCTAAACGCCTCCCACCTGGCTTCTCAGCAGGACAGGCCAATCCGAACTTTATGCAAGGTCAGGTGCCTTCCACTACAGCAACCACCCCTGGGAATTCAGGAGCCCTTCAACTGCAAGCAAATCAAAATGTCCAGCATGCAG gTGGTCAAGGAGCTGGTCCTCCTCAAAACCCGATGTCTCATGGGCCACCAAACATGATGCAACCCAGCCTCATGGGAATTCATGGCAACATAAACAACCAGCAGGCTGGTAGCTCTGGAGTTCCTCAGGTGACCCTGGGCAACATGCAAGGCCAGCCACAGCAGGGCCCACCATCTCAGCTGATGGGCATGCACCAACAGATTGTACCCTCTCAGGGCCAAATGGTCCAGCAACAAGGAACTTTGAACCCTCAAAACTCTATGATCCTTTCAAGGGCCCAGCTTATGCCACAGAGCCAGATGATGGTGAACCCTCAGAACCAAAATCTTGGGCCTTCACCCCAAAGGATGACCCCACCCAAGCAGATGCTTCCCCAGCAGGGCCAACAAATGATGGCACCACATAACCAGATGATGGGGCCTCAGGGGCAAGTTTTGCTCCAGCAGAACCCAATGATAGAGCAAATAATGACCAATCAGATGCAGGGGAATAAGCAGCAATTTAACACTCAGAACCAATCCAATGTCATGCCGGGACCAGCACAGATAATGAGGGGACCAACTCCGAACATGCAAGGAAACATGGTGCAATTTACAGGACAGATGTCAGGACAGATGCTGCCTCAGCAAGGGCCTGTAAACAACAGTCCATCTCAGGTTATGGGGATTCAGGGGCAGGTTCTGCGGccaccagggcccagcccacaTATGGCCCAGCAGCATGGTGATCCTGCTACTACAGCAAACAGTGATGTCAACTTGTCTCAGATGATGCCTGATGTTAGCATGCAACAAGCCAACATGGTTGCCCCACATGTACAGACCATGCAGGGAAACAGTGCTTCAGGAAACCACTTCTCAGGCCATGCGATGTCTTTCAATGCACCATTCAGTGGTACACCCAATGGAAACCAGATGTCTTGTGGTCAAAATCCAGGCTTCCCAGTCAATAAGGATGTAACATTAACAAGCCCATTGTTGGTCAACTTATTGCAAAGTGACATTTCTGCAGGCCATTTTGgtgtaaacaataaacaaaataataccaatgcaaataaaccgaagaagaagaagccacctcggaaaaagaaaaactgtcagCAAGATCTAAA CACCCCAGATAATCGTACAGCTGGTCTAGAGGAGGCTGACCAACAGTCATTACCTGGAGAACAAGGAATCAACTTGGACAACACAGGCCCTAAACTGCCAGAATTTTCAAACCGGCCACCAG GTTATCCTACTCAACCAGTTGAACAGAGGCCACTGCAGCAGATGCCTCCTCAACTCATGCAGCATGTGGCAcccccaccacagccaccacagcagcAGCCACAACCACAActgcctcagcagcagcagcagccaccaccacctagtCAGCCACAGtctcaacagcagcagcaacagcaacaacaacaacaacaacaaatgatgaTGATGCTCATGATGCAGCAAGATCCTAAATCCATTAGGCTTCCAGTCTCCCAAAATGTCCATCCTCCACGGGGTCCTCTAAACCCAGACTCCCAGAGAATGCCCATGCAGCAGAGTGGCAATGTACCTGTCATGGTTAGTTTGCAAGGACCTGCTtctgtgccaccatcacctgatAAACAAAGAATGCCAATGTCTGTGAATACTCCCTTGGGAAGTAATTCAAGGAAAATGGTATACCAGGAGAACCCACAGAATTCTTCTAGCTCACCACTAGGAGAGATGTCCTCACTTCCTGAAGCTAGTGGCAGTGAAGTGCCATCTGTTTCAGGAGGCCCAAATAACATACCCTCACACTTAGTAGTTTCTCAGAATCAATTAATGATGACAGGGCCCAAATCTGGACCATCTCCCCTTTCAGCAACTCAAGGTGCAACTCCCCAGCAACCTCCTGTAAATTCCTTGCCCAGCTCCCATGGCCACCACTTTCCAAACGTTGCTGCTCCAACCCAGACATCTAGGCCTAAAACTCCAAACAGAGCCAGCCCCAGACCCTATTATCCTCAGACACCCAACAACCGCCCTCCCAGTACAGAACCTTCAGAAATAAGTCTGTCACCAGAAAGACTCAATGCCTCCATAGCAGGACTCTTCCCTCCACAGATTAATATTCCTTTACCTCCCAGGCCAAATTTAAATAGGGGCTTTGATCAACAGGGCTTGAATCCAACCACTCTGAAGGCCATTGGGCAAGCACCTTCAAATCTTACCATAAATAATCCTCCTAACTTTGCTGCCCCACAGTCTCATAAAGTAGATTCTGTAGCGGTGAATTCTGGAAAACAGTCTAATCCTGGGACAACAAAACGGGCAAGCCCAAGCAACAGTCGCAGGTCTAGTCCTGGGTCCAGTAGGAAAACTACCCCAAGTCCTGGAAGGCAAAATTCAAAAGCCCCTAAACTTACTCTGGCTTCTCAACCAAGCACAACCCTGTTGCAGAACATGGAGCTGCCTAGAAATGTGTTGGTCAGTCCCACTCCGATTACCACTCCCCCTGTGTCTGGAAGCTTTCCTAACAGTAGTGGGCTTAATCCCCAGAATCCTGCCGTGCCTGCGCCTGCAGTGGGAGCTGTACTTGAGGATAACAAGGAGAGCTTGAACCTTCCTCAGGACAGTGATTGCCAGAGTTCCCAGGGCAGGAAAGAGCAGGTAAACGTTGAGCTGAAAGTAGTCCCTACCCAAGAAGCTAAAATGGTTGTTCCTGAAGATCAATCAAAAAAGGACGGGCAACCTTTGGATCCTAACAAACTCCCCAGTGTTGAAGAGAATAAAACTTTGATGTCTCCTGCCATGAGAGAAGCACCAACATCATTAAGCCAACTTCTTGACAACTCTGGAGCTCCTAATGTGACCATTAAACCCCCTGGGCTTACAGACCTGGAAGTAGCACCTCCAGTAGTTTCAGGGGAGGACCTCAAAAAAGCATCTGTCATTCCCACACTGCAGGATCCGTCTTCTAAAGAACCCTCTAATTCCTTAAATTTACCTCACAGTAATGAGCCGTGCTCAACCCTTCCGCATCCAGAATTGAGTGAGGTCAGCTCTAGTGCTGCACCAAGCATCCCTCCAGTAATGTCAAGACCTGTCagctcttcctccatttctactCCTTTGCCCCCAAACCAAATAACTGTATTTGTTACTTCCAATCCCATAACCACTTCATCTAACACATCAGCAGCCCTGCCAACAAACTTGCATTCTGCATTGATGTCAACAGTCGTCACAATGCCCAACGTGGGTAACAAAGTTATGGTTTCTGAGGGACAGTCTGCTGCTCAGTCTAACGCCCGGCCTCAGTTCATTACACCTGTCTTTATTAATTCATCTTCAATAATTCAGGTTATGAAAGGATCACAGCCAAGCACAATTCCTGCAACCCCATTGACAACCAACAGTGGCCTGATGCCTCCCTCCGTCGCAGTTGTTGGACCTTTACACATACCTCAGAACATAAAATTCTCTTCAGCTCCTGTGGCCCCCAGTGTCCCCTCCAGTAGCCCTGCTTCAAACATACAGACAGGCCGGCCGTTGGTCCTTAGCTCCCGAGCCActcctgttcagctgccttcccCTCCTTGTACATCCTCTTCAGTCGTCGCTCCTAATCCTATCCAGCAAGTAAAAGAATTAAATCCAGATGAGGCTAGTCCTCAGATGAACACCTCAGCAGATCAGAGCACTCTGCTCTCTTCACAGTCAACCACAGTAGTTTCTCCCCTTTTGACCAATAGTCCAGGCTCCTCTGCCAATCGGCGAAGCCCAGTCTCATCCAGTAAGGGCAAAGGAAAAGTGGACAAAATTGGCCAGATTTTGCTGACCAAGGCTTGTAAGAAAGTTACAGGCTCtctggagaaaggggaagaacaGTATGGTGCAGATGGAGAGTCTGAAGGCCCAGGGCTAGAGACCACAACTCCTGGGCTAATGGGAACAGAACAGTGCTCCACGGAGCTGGACAGTAAAACCCCAACACCCTCTGCACCCACGCTACTAAAAATGACCTCTAGCCCCATGGGCCCAAGCTCCACCTCAACAGGACCCATCTTACCTGGCGGTGCTCTCTCCACCAGTGTACGCTCAATAGTAACCACACTGGTACCCTCTGAGCTCATCTCCACAGCGCCAACCACAAAAGGCAATCCTGGTGGCGTAGCATCTGAGCCACTTGCAGGTGGCCTAGTGGAGGAGAAGGTGGGATCTCATCCAGAGCTTCTACCCAGCATAG CCCCTTCACAGACTTTAGTCCCAAAGGAGATTGCAGCCACAGCACTGCAGGGGCCTGTTGCCAGACCAG